The Amycolatopsis coloradensis sequence GCCCGATGATCACCGCGCGAGGAGTCACCAGCGCTCCTCGAGCGCCTTCAGGTAGGCCTCGGCGTTGCGCTTGCCCTCGGCCAGCGAGTCGCCGCCGAACTTCTCCAGCGCGGCGTCCGCGAGCACCAGCGCGACCACCGACTCCAGCACGACCCCGGCCCGGGGCACCGCGCAGACGTCGGAACGCTGGTGGATGGCCACCGCGGGTTCGCCGGTGGTGACATCCACAGTGGACAGTGCTTTGGGGACGGTCGAAATCGGCTTCATGGCGACGCGCACGCGCAGCGGCTCGCCGTTGGTGATGCCGCCTTCGAGGCCGCCCGCGCGGTTGGACCGGCGGGTCACCCCGACCGGGCCGGTGCCGCGGTCGATCTCGTCGTGGGCCTGGCTGCCCCACCGCTTGGCCGTGGTGAAGCCGTCGCCGACCTCCACGCCCTTCATCGCCTGGACGCCCATGAGCGCGCCGGCGAGGCGGGCGTCGAGCCTGCGGTCCCAGTGGACGTGCGAGCCGAGGCCCGGCGGCAGGCCGTAGGCGATCACCTCGATCACGCCGCCGACGGTGTCACCCGCCTTCCGCACGGCGTCGACCTCGGCGACCATCGCGTCGGTCCCCTCCTGGCCGAAGGCACGGACCGGGCTCTCGTCGATGGCGGGCAGATCCGACGGCACCGGCAACGGGCCCTCGGGCGCCGACGCCCCGCCGATGGACACGACGTGGCTGAGGATCTCGACCCCGAGCAGCTGCTTGAGGTACGCACGGGCCACCGTGCCGAGCGCCGTGCGGGACGCCGTCTCACGGGCGCTCGCGCGCTCCAGCACCGGACGGGCCTCGGGGAAGCCGTACTTCTGCATCCCCGGCAGATCCGCGTGGCCGGGCCGGGGACGGGTCAGCGGCTCGTTGCGCGCGAGGCCTTCCAGCTCCTCGGCGGGCACGGGATCGGCCGACATGACCTTCTCCCATTTGGGCCACTCGGCGTTCTCGATCTGGACCGCGACGGGGCCGCCCTGGGTGAGCCCGTGCCGGACGCCGCCGGTGAACTCGATGTGGTCGGTCTCGAAGCCCATCCGGGGGCTGCGGCCGAAGCCGAGCCTCCGGCGCGCGAGCTGCTCGCCCACTTCGGCGGTGGTGACCTCGACCCCGGCGGGCATCCCTTCCAGGATGGCGGCGAGGGCGGGTCCGTGCGATTCCCCTGCGGTTATCCAGCGCAACACCTGACAGATCCTGTCACAACCTCCTCTCTGTCCCGGTACAGGCCGGGCTATCCCGGACCGGGTCCGGCGAAGACGGCGAGCGCCCACGCCGCGACCAGGAGACCGGGCCCGTGCGGCACCGTGGGATGCCGGGGGCCGCCCACCGCGAGCGCCACGCTCAGTAACGCGGCGGCGACGGCGCCGAGCACGATCGACGGCCAGCCCGTCGCGGCCAGGACCGCGCCCAGGCTGCCCGCGAGCTTCACGTCTCCGGCGCCGAGCGAGCGCGGCGACAACGCGTGGACGAGCGCGTGCGCCCCGCCGAAGACCAGCGCGCCGAGCACGGCCCGCCACGCGATGGCGGCCCCTCCCCCGTGCGCGGCGATCGCGAGGGCGGCGGCCAGCGCCGGGTACGCGGGCAGGGTCAAGACGTCGGGCAGGCGGCGGTACTTCAGGTCGGCGAGCGCCAGTGGGACGGCGAAGACGGTCAGCACGGCCGGGACGGCGAGCCACCACGACGGCCAGGCACCGGCGTCGTGCCGCAGCCAGACCACGACGAGCGCCGCCGCGGCGATGGCGGCCGCCCACGCCGTGACCGGCGCTCCCGCCCGGCGCAGGCAGGAGCGCGTGGCGAGCGCCGATCCGGCGCCCGCCACCGCGATGGCGATCGGCGTGAACACAAGATCAAGAGTGCGCCCGTCGCGCTCGGTGAGGCAAGGATTTCCTTTCGTGACAGGAACTTTGACGCACTTTCGGCAGGTCGGGCGCGGGTGCTGAAGTCGTGAACGGACCGTTCAGGGACGTGGGCGCGTCGCGGCGGGCGTGGGCTGAAGGGGCCCTTCACCGCGTCGCATGTGGTGAAGGGAGCTTTCACTGCATGACATGCGGGGAAAGCGTCCTTCAACCCCGGCTGACGGCAGCGCGCGGAGCGGCCGTTCGCCTAGGTACGTGAAGGCCCCCTTCGTGTACTTGGGTGCGGCCGAAGCGTGGTACGGGGCCCGCGTTCCGTGAAGATCGCCACAGCAGCCCCACCAGCCGCAGCGTCAGCGCGTGAAGGCCGACAGTGCCCGAAACGCCACTCACGACCCACTGGACCCAATCCGGACCGCGACCGGCACCGAAGGCCTGTCATGACACCGGGATCAGGGGGTCATCCGCAGCAGCGGGAGACCCGAGGGCGTGCGGATCTCCAGCGCCTTGATGTCCCCGGTGCGCATCGCGGTGCCGACCACGATATGCGCCGTGTCCTTGGGCATCGCGCGCCAGGACGCCAGCTCGCTGGTGCCGCCGTCGGCGCCGACGGCGACCAGGATGTAGTCCCCGCTGCGGTTGCCGCCGTAGCTGCAGGTCATGTCGACCTTCGTGCCGGTCTCCGTGGCGGACATGGCGACTTCGGCGGTCACCGGGTAGTCGCCGAGCGGGGTCATCGGGTCGCCTGCCACGACTGGCCCGGTCAGGACGACCACGAGCGCGACACCGGCGGTCACGGCCGCCCCGGCCGCGGTCGTGGTGATGGCCCGTTGGATCCGCCTTCCCCGGCGGACCCGTTTGAGCACGGTCGGCAGCAGGTCCGGCGAGGGCGCCGGTTCGTCCTCCAGCAGCGCCGGGGCACCGGCCTGGGCGAGCAGTCCGGGGATCCCGGCCAGGTCGCGCACGGATTCCGCGCACCGGTCGCAGACGCGAAGGTGTTTCTCGTAGGCGGACCGGTCTTCCGGGGACAACGCCCCGAGCACGTAGGCCGCGTCGTAGGTGGCGAAGGGGTCGGTCATTGAGTCACCCCTCTTTCCTCCAATATCAGCCGCAGCGCCCGCAACGCGTAGTGCGTCCGCGACTTGATCGTCCCTTCGGCCACACCCAGCCGTTTCGCGGCGTCGGCGACGGAGTAACCCTGGAAATAGCACAGGACGAGGACGTCCCGATGTCTCGGCGACAGTTCGCCGAGGGCTTCGGCGACCAGCCAGCCCTGGACGGCCCGTTCGGTGCCGTCGGTGACCGCCGTTTCGGGTGGTTGGCCGGTCACCACCTCGGGATGGGCCTCGGAAGCGCGCCAGTCGTCGATGGCGATCCGTCTCGCGACGGTGAACAGCCAGCCCCGCGCCGACCCTTCGGACTGGTCCAGCACCTTGGCGTTGCGCCAGGCCCGCAGCAGCGTCTCCTGGACGACGTCCTCCGCGCGGACCCGGTCGCCGCTGGTGAGGCGCAGCGCGTAGGACCAGAGTGCCGCCGCGTGCTCATCGTGCAAAGCCCGCATCAGCCGGTCCTCCGCGAATTCCTTCACCGATCCGTGCTTTCCCGGTTCAGGAGCAGCGGGAGCGCGAAGACCACGCAAGCCACTTCGGTGATCAGGCCCCACAGCTCGGCCTGGGTGGTGAAGCGCTCCGAGACACCGAAGAACCCTGTGGTCAGCGAGAGCACGTACGCGCCCAGTGTCGCCAAGCCGAAACCGATCGCCGCGAGCGCGGGAAGCCAGTGGTGCCAGACCAGGACGGCGACCGCGATGACCACGCCCGCCACCACGTTCACCAGAAAGAGCGGACCGACCACATCCGTTTCCGAGGCCCAGTCCTGCCATACGACATAATGCACCCACGCCGAGCCGAGGAGACCCGCCGCCACCACCGCCCGCAACAACCACCGGATCATGTCCGTATCTCTTTCCGCGTGTTCGGTTCCTCTATGCCTTTGAACACGGAAAAACGGGCCTCGCGGTTCAATCTCGCACCCGATGGCCGCCGAAATTGAACCGGATGGCCGTCTGGACCGTGTGTAGGGGCATGACTGCCGAACTCCACTCCCGCCGCACCGTCCTGACCACCGGGGCCGCCGTCGCCGGCGCGGCCGTCGGTGCCGTGGCCCTCACGGCCTGCGGAAGCGACAGCAACCCGCCGTCCGGTTCGACCGCCGCACCGCCCGCCGCCGCGCCGGGTGAGACCCTGACCGCGCTCTCCGACATCGAGGTCGGCAAGGCGAAGGCCGCCAAGACCGCCGACGGCAAGGACGTCATCGTCACCAGGACCGCCGAAGGCACGGCGGCCGCGTTCAGCGCGATCTGCACGCACCAGGGGTGCGCGGTCGTGCCCGAGGGCGCGGAGCTGAAATGTCCCTGCCACAACTCGATCTTCGACGCCGCGACCGGCGCGGTCAAAAAGGGACCGGCGGACCAGCCGCTGCCCTCGATCGCGGTCAAGGTCACGAACGGCCAGGTCGTCACGGCCTGAGAAAACGCGGAAAGGGTCCCTTTAGGACGGGAATTCCGTCCTAAAGGGACCCTTTCGGCAAGCTTTCAGCTGTCCCAGGTGAAAATCGGGTCGCCTGCCTCGACGTCGCCACCGGTGGGCAGCCCGGAAAGGACTTCCGCCTTCGCGTCCAGCGCCACCACGGGCACGATCGGCGAGTAGCCGGCGGCCTTGACCGCGTCGGGGTCCCAGCCGACCACCGGCTGCCCGGCGCGGACGGCCTCACCCTTGACGACGTGGAGGGTGAACCCCTCACCCTTCTGCTTCACGGTGTCGATCCCCAGGTGGACCAGCACGCCGCGGCCGTCTTCGGTGGCCACCACGAACGCGTGCGGGTGCAGGGTCACGACCGTCCCGTCCACCGGGGCGACCGCGTCCTGGCGTCCGCCCGAGGGCAGGACCGCGATGCCGGGGCCGACCATCGCCTGCGCGAAGACCGGATCGGGCACTTCGGTCATAGCGGTCGCCTTACCGCTCACCGGGCTGAGGATCTCGAGACTCACAGCAGATCCTCGATGTCGCTGGCGATGTTGTCGGCCTCGGGGCCCACGATGACCTGGACACCGGCCCCCATGCGCACGACGCCCATCGCACCGGCGGCCTTCAGCGCCGCCTCGTCGAGCAGGCTCATGTCTTCGAGCTCACAGCGGAGCCGGGTGATGCACCCCTCGACCTCGATGACGTTCTCGGCACCGCCGAGCCCCGCGAGGATCTTTTCCGCCCTGTCATCCGCCATCGCGGTCTCCCTGTTCCCTGTCGGTTTCCCACATGCGAACCAGCTGTACTACGCCGTTCGCCGACTCGCACGTGATCCCTGGCCACGAACGCGTAACGGTGGTTGACACCCGCTCGTGCGACGGAGCATCCTGCCCCATCGGATCATTGGTCTAGACCGGAACGTACCAATCTTCCGGACCAGATGCGAGTACGGGTTCCCCAACCGACCGGCCCGAAAGGACGGTGACCGTCATGAGCGCTTCGGCGCAGCTGCCGCCGTCCGACCGTGTGATCAACGGACCGACGCCCAAGCACGCCCAGCTGCGGGAGATTCTGCGCCGCACGGTGGAGCGTGAGCTACCCCCCGGCTCACCTATCCCCTCGGAACGTGACCTCGCCGAGACCTACCAGGTGTCGAGACTCACGGTCCGCTCGGCGATCGGCAAGCTGGTCGAAGAAGGGCTCTTGTCGCGGGTGCGCGGCAAGGGGACGTTCACCGCCGCGAGGCGGATGGAACTGCAGCTCTACCTGATGTCCTTCACCGAGGACATGCGCCGTCGCGGGATGACCCCGACCACGGAGGTCGTCAAGACCGCCACCGAGGTCCCGCCCGCCCCCTCGGCGCACGCGCTCGGTCTGGCCGCCGGAACTCCGGCACACCGCATCGTCCGGCTCCGCCGCGCCGACGGGGTGCCGCTGGCGGTCGAACGCGGCTGGTATCACGCGGGCCGGATGCCCGGTCTGCTCGACCTCGATCTCACCCGATCGTTGTACGTCCAACTCGCCCAGTCGTACGACCTGCGCCCGGACCACGCGTGGCAGACGGTCTGGGCCGAATCCGCGGACCGCGAAACGGCACGCCTGCTCGGCATGCGCGCCGGCAGTCCGCTTCTTGTCTTCCGCCGGGTCTCCAGCGTCAACGGGGAACCGATCGAAGACATGACTTCCTGGTACCGGGGCGATCACTACCAGGTCACCATGCAGCTGGACCGGAACACCCCGGATTCCGGTCATCATCCTCACTACGGAGGTACCCGATGAGCTCCACCACCGCGGAGGGGGCGAAGGGCAAAGGCAAGGGACTGGCCGGGCTTCAGCGCTTCGGCCGCAGCCTCATGCTCCCCATCGCCGCCCTGCCCGCCGCCGCGCTCCTGAACAGGTTCGGTCAACCCGACCTGCTCGGCAAGGACGGCCTCGGCTGGGACAAGGTCGCCGAAGTCCTCGGCGCGGCAGGCAACTCGCTGTTCAACTGGCTGCCGCTCCTGTTCGCGGTGGGTATCGCCGTCGGCTTCGCCCGGAAGAGCGACGGCGCGACCGCGCTGGCCGCCGTGGTCGGCTTCTTCGTGTTCACCAGCGTCCTCCAGGTCTTCACGCCGTTCTCCGAGCTGCCGGGCTGGAACCCCGAGAAGCCCGCCGGCCTGATGCTCAACCCGATGAAGTGGTCCTACAGTGTGCTGGCCGGTGTGATCGTCGGTCTGGTCACCGCCTTGCTGTGGCAGAAGTTCTACCGCATCAAACTGCCGCCGTACCTGGCCTTCTTCGGCGGGCGCCGGTTCGTGCCGATCATCACCGCCCTGACGCTGATGCTCCTCGCGGTGCCCTTCGGCCTGGTCTTCCACTGGGTCAACGAAGGCATCCAGGCCGCGGGCGAGGCGGTCACGGGCGCACCGGTCGTCGGTGGCGGCATCTACGGTGTGCTGAACCGGCTGCTGATCCCGGTCGGTCTGCACCAGCTGCTGAACGTGCCGGTCTGGTTCATCTTCGACGGTGGCGACCTGACCGAGTTCTTCAAGGGTGACCCCACCCGCGGCACGTTCATGACCGGGTTCTTCCCGATCTTCATGTTCGCCATCCCCGCCGCGGCGCTGGCGATCTGGCAGAGCGCGAAGCCCAGCCAGAAGAAGATCGTCGGCGGTGTGATGATCGCCGGCGCGCTGACCTCGTTCCTGACCGGTATCACCGAGCCGATCGAGTTCTCGTTCATGTTCGTCGCGTGGCCGCTGTACCTGATCCACGCGATCCTGACCGGTACGTCGATGGCACTGGTGAACGCGCTCGACATCCACCTCGGCTTCGGCTTCTCCGCCGGTGCGATCGACTTCGCGCTCAACAGCTCCCTCCCGGCGGCGAGCGGCAACGTCTGGCTGCTCATCCCGATCGGTCTCGCCTACGCGGTCGTCTACTACGTGATCTTCCGTTTCGTGATCAAGAAGTGGAACCTGCGGACCCCCGGCCGCGAGGACGACGCGATCGAGGCCGATCTCGAAGCCACCGCGGCGAAGCCCGTCAAGTAGTTTCAGCTCTGTAGAACCGAAGGCACGAAAGGGAAAGAACATGCCGGAGAAACGCGTCACCGTGGCCAGCAAGGTGGGCCTGCACGCCAGGCCCGCGGCGACGGTCGCCAAGGCGGCCGCGGCGCAGCCCGTCGCGGTGCACATCGCCAAGGCGGGCGGTGACCCGGTCGCGGCCGGCAGCGTGCTGAACCTGATGACGCTCGCCGCCGGTTACGGCGACGAGGTCATCATCAGTGCCGAGGGTGAGGGGGCCGAGGCGGCCGTCGACGCCATCGCCGAGCTGGTGGCGACCGACCTCGACGCCTGATCCCGACCGCTGCGTGTCCGTGGTGAACCCGCGACCGCGATCGACGTCGGCAGGGCGGGTTCACGCGTACGGTCACCTCTACAGGTGCACCTTCAGCTCCGCCGACAGGATCCTGCGAAGCCCGGGCCGCCCCGACCGGCCCGGGCTTCGTAGGGTGTTGGGCATGGAAAGCGTGCGTGGGATCGAACAGTGGCCGGTGGACAACGCCGCCACGGCCGTGGTGACCGCCGCCGGTGACGTGCTGGGCACGCACGGCGACACGAAGAAGGTGTACCGGCTCGCGTCGGTGACCAAGCCGCTCACCGCCTACGCCGCGTTGATCGCCATCGAAGAGGGCGTCGTCGAACTCGACACCCCCGCCGGGCCAGAGGGCTCCACGATCCGGCATCTGCTCGCGCACACCTCGGGCCTGGCCTTCAACGAGCACAAGCCGATGACCGCGCCGGGCAACCGGCGCCTGTACTCCAACGCCGGCTTCGAACAGCTCGCCGACGCGCTCGCCGAGCATTCCGGCATCCCCTTCGCCGATTATCAGGCGGAGGCGCTCTTCCAGCCGCTGGGCATGAAGGCGACCAAGCTGACCGGCTCCCCCGCCTCGGGCGCCGAGTCCACTGTGGACGATCTGGTGGCCTTCGCCGCCGAACTGCAGGCACCGAAGCTCATCGCCGCCGAAACGGTGCGCGAGGCGACTTCCGTGGTCTTCCCCGGCCTTTCCGGCGTCCTGCCCGGCTTCGGCCACCAGAAGCCGAACGACTGGGGGCTCGGATTCGAGATCCGCGACCACAAGAGTCCACATTGGACCGGCTCGTCGAGTTCGCCGCGGACCTTCGGCCACTTCGGGCAGTCCGGCACGTTCCTCTGGGTCGATCCCGACGCCGGTGCCGCCTGCGTCGCGCTCACCGACCGCGCCTTCGGCCCGTGGGCGGCCGAGGTCTGGCCGCCCTACACCGACGCCGTACTGGCCGAGCTGGGTAAACGCGGCGGGTGACCAGGTGGCCCGGTGGACCGAAGCGGGCAGACAGCTCCGTCCCGTCCCTTTTCGGCGCCCCGCAGCTGAGCTGGGCAAAGAACCCACACGAAACCCGGTTACCACTCGAATGAGTGACGTGACCGAGGTTGCATCACGTAACGGCCACGATGCCTTGCCAGCCCCTTAGGTGAGCTTTACCTTAGCCGCGGCACAACCGTGGGGGCTGACCGAAGGAGGGCCCCGTGGCTGTGGGCCGGATAGCTGTGGTTCTGTTCGTCGCGGCGTTGCTGACGACCTCTGTCGTCGCCTGCGACAGCGCGGAGGAATCCGACGCGCTGGTGATCTACTCCGGACGCAACAAGGAGCTGGTCGGCGGGCTTCTCGACCGGCTGAAGCAGGCTACCGGGACCCCGGTCGAGGTGCGCTACGGCGGCAGCGGGGAGATGGCCGCGCAGCTGCTCGAAGAGGGTGAGCGCACCCAAGCGGACGTCTTCTTCGCCCAGGACGCGGGCGCGCTCGGCGCGGTCGCCGGCCAAGGCAGGCTCTCCCCGCTCCCCGCCGAGGTCCTCGGCCTCGTTCCCGCCGGCTACCGCGCCGACGACGGCCGCTGGGTCGCCACCTCGGCCCGGGTCCGGGTCGTCGCCTACGACCCGCGCGCGGTCACCGAAGCGGAGCTGCCGAAGAGCCTCGACGACATCGTCGACCTGAAGTGGAAGGGCAGGCTGGGGTTCGCCCCGACCAACGGCTCCTGGCAGGCGTTCGTGACCTCGGTGCGGGTCCTCAAGGGCGAGGACTTCGCGCGGGACTGGCTGCGCCGGTTCGCCGCGAACGAGCCGAAGCGGTTCGACAACAACGTCGCGATCCTCAACGCCGTCAACGACGGCCAGCTGCCCGCCGGGTTGATCAATCACTACTACTGGTACGCCAAGGTCGCCGAGGCGGGCACGGGCGCGGTGCGGGCGAAACTGCACTACGTCCCCGGCGGCGACCCGCTCGGTCTGGTGAACGTCGCCGGTGCGGGTGTCGTCGAGGGGACCGACCGGAAGGACGCCGCGCTGAAGGCCGTCCGGTTCCTGCTCTCCGAGGAGGCGCAACGGCATTTCGCCGACGTCACCGCGGAATATCCGGTCGTTCCGGCGGTGACGTCGGCGAAGCACCAGTTGCCGCCGCTCACCGGGCTGCACGGCCCCGACATCGATCTCTCGCGGCTGTCGTCGCTGCAGCAGACCGTCGCGCTGCTCCAGGAAACGGGCCTGTCCTGAAAGGCGTCTTCCGGGCCGCCCCCGCACTGACGACGCTCGGTGCGCTGGTCGCGGCCGCGGCGGTGACGCCGCTCGGCTACCTCGCGGTCCGCTCGTTCGACCACGGGGCGGGCGAGGTGTGGCGTGTCCTGTGGCGGTCCCGCACCTTCGATCTCGCCGTGCGCAGCGTCGCGCTCGCGGCCGCGGTCACCGCGGCCTGCCTGGTGCTCGGCGTGCTCTCCGCCTGGCTCGTCGTGCGCAGCGACCTGCCGGGGCGCCGGTTCGCCGGGATCCTCCTGGTACTGCCGCTGGCCGTGCCGTCGTACGTCGCCGGGTTCACGTGGCTGGCGCTGGCCCCTGGGCTGACCGGGTTCTGGGGCGCGTTCCTGGTGCTGACGCTGGTGTCGTACCCGTACGTCCTGCTTCCCGTCGCGGCGGCGCTGCGCACCGCGGACCCGGCGGTCGAAGAGGTCGCGCGGTCGCTGGGCCGTACGAGCACGCGGACGTTCTTCTCGGTGACCCTGCGGCAGATCCGGCCCGCGGCCACCGCGGGCGGACTCCTGGTCGCGCTGTACGTGCTGAGTGACTTCGGCGCGGTGTCGCTGATGCGGTTCGAGGCGTTCACCCTCGGCATCTACACCAGCTATCGCGGGACCTTCGACCGGACGCCCGCCGCCATCCTCGGCTGCGTCCTGGTCGTCCTCGCGATCCTGCTGACCATCGGCGAACGGCGCGCGCGAGGCGCGGCCGGCGGCCGAGGGGAACGCGAGCCCGTCCGCGTTCCCCTCGGCGGGGCGAAGATCCCGGCGGTGACCGGGACGGCGGTGGTACTCCTGCTCGCCCTCGGCGTGCCGGTGGCGAGCCTTGCCCGGTGGCTGGTCGCGGGTAGTTCGGCGGCGGGCGGCAACCTGCTCTCGACGACCGGGAACACCGTGGCGGTGGCGGCCTCCGGCGCGCTCCTCACCGTTTTGTTCGCCCTTCCGGTCGGCATCCTCGCGGCGCGGCACCGGGGACCGCTCGTCCGCGGGATGGAACTGGCGAGCTTCGCCGGGCACGCCCTGCCGGGTATCACGGTCGGGCTCGCGCTGGTGTTCTTCGGGATCCGGGTGCTGCCGGAGCTCTATCAGACGACGTCGATGCTGGCCTTCGCCTACGCGGTGCTCTTCCTTCCGCTGGCGGTGAGCGCCGTGCGGACCGCCGTCGCGCATGCCCCACCGGTGTTGGAGGACGTGTCGCGGTCGCTCGGGAAAGGCCGCACGGCCACGCGGCTGCTGGTGACCGTGCCGCTGGCCGCTCCGGGCATCTTGGCGGGCGCGGCGCTCGTCTTCCTCACCTGCGCCAAGGAACTGCCCGCGACCCTGCTGCTCCGGCCGACCGGGGTGGACACGCTGGCCACCGAACTGTGGACGAAGACCGAGATCGGCGCCTACGCCGCGGCCGCGCCCTACGCGGCGGTCCTGCTGGTGGTGGCGGCCATCCCGGCCGTCGTCCTCGACCGGTTCCTGCGAGGAGTGACGCGATGAGCGGCTTGGACGTGAAGGGCCTGATCGCCGGATACGGACCGGATCCGGTACTGCGCGGGCTGGATCTGCGGGTTCCCGAAGGCGGGCTCGTGGCGGTGCTCGGGCCGTCCGGCTGCGGGAAGACGACTCTGCTGCGGGTGCTCGCCGGGTTCCATCCGGTCCGTGACGGCGAGGTGCGCCTCGGCGGCAGGCTGCTCGCCGGCGGATCCACGCACGTGCCGCCGGAACGCCGCGGCATCGGGATCGTGCCGCAGGAAGGCGCGCTGTTCCCGCATCTGAGCGTCGCGGGCAACGTGGGTTTCGGGTTGTCGCGCGCCGGACGACGCGACGGCCGGATCGGCGAACTCCTCGATCTGGTCGGGCTTTCCGGTTACGAGACAAGGAAACCCGGTGAGCTGTCCGGTGGGCAGCAACGCCGGGTCGCGCTCGCCCGCGCGCTCGCGCCACGACCGGGTGTCGTGCTGATGGACGAGCCGTTCTCCTCGCTCGACGCGAGTCTGCGCGAAGAACTCCGCGTGGACGTGCGCGCGGCGCTGCGCGCGTTCGGCGCGACGGCGTTGCTCGTGACGCACGACCAGGAGGAGGCGCTCGGCATGGCCGACCTGGTCGCGGTGCTGCGTGGCGGTGTCGTCGCGCAACTCGGGACACCGCAGGAGATCTACGGCAGGCCCGCCGATCTCGGGGTCGCGCTCTTCGTCGGCGAGGCGGTCACTTTCCCCGGTGACGCGGAAAACGGGACGGTGGACACGCCCCTGGGCAGGCTTCCCGTCCAGGGCCGCGGGACCGGCACCGTCCTGCTGCGCCCGGAACAACTGCACGTGGACGCCGACGGCGTACCGGCCACCGTGGAGGATGTCCTGTTCCACGGGCACGACGCGACGGTGCTGCTGCGGCTCGCCGACGGTGGGCAGGTGCGCCAACGCGTCCAAGGTCCGCTCGGGGTTTCCCGTGGTGACGAGGTTCGCGTGCGCGTGTCCGGCCCTGCCCTGTTCTTCGCCGGGGAACCGGCATGACCAGGGCCGCCGACCTCGGCTTCCTCGGCGATCTGGCGGTCCACGGCGACCGGACCGCGCTGGTCGCCCCGGACGGCTCGGCGCTGAGCTACCGGGAACTGGACCAGCGAGTGTCCACTGTGGCCGATCGGCTCGGCCCGGTGCGCAGGCTGGTCCTGCTGGCCGCCGCCAACGACACCGGCTCCCTGGTCGCCTACCTGGCGGCGCTCCGCGGCGGGCACCCGGTGCTGCTGGTCCCCCGTGGCCAGGCAGGCGCCTTGGCCGCGAGTTACGACCCGGACGTCGTCATCGACGGCGTCCTGACCGAGCGGCGGCCGGGTACCGCACACGATCTGCATCCCGAACTGGCGCTGCTGCTTTCGACCTCGGGGTCGACCGGTTCCCCCAAGCTGGTGCGCCTGTCCGCCGACGGCCTGCGGGCCAATGCCTCGGCCATCGCCGAGTACCTCGACATCCGGGCCACCGACCGCGCCGTCGCCTCGCTGCCGTTGCCGTACTGCTACGGACTTTCCGTGGTGAACAGCAACCTCCTGCGCGGCGCGTGCCTGCTGCTGACCGAACACTCGGTCCTCGAGCCCGCGTTCTGGACGCTGGTGAAGGACCGGCGCGCGACGAGCC is a genomic window containing:
- a CDS encoding GntR family transcriptional regulator, which codes for MSASAQLPPSDRVINGPTPKHAQLREILRRTVERELPPGSPIPSERDLAETYQVSRLTVRSAIGKLVEEGLLSRVRGKGTFTAARRMELQLYLMSFTEDMRRRGMTPTTEVVKTATEVPPAPSAHALGLAAGTPAHRIVRLRRADGVPLAVERGWYHAGRMPGLLDLDLTRSLYVQLAQSYDLRPDHAWQTVWAESADRETARLLGMRAGSPLLVFRRVSSVNGEPIEDMTSWYRGDHYQVTMQLDRNTPDSGHHPHYGGTR
- a CDS encoding PTS transporter subunit EIIC, whose amino-acid sequence is MSSTTAEGAKGKGKGLAGLQRFGRSLMLPIAALPAAALLNRFGQPDLLGKDGLGWDKVAEVLGAAGNSLFNWLPLLFAVGIAVGFARKSDGATALAAVVGFFVFTSVLQVFTPFSELPGWNPEKPAGLMLNPMKWSYSVLAGVIVGLVTALLWQKFYRIKLPPYLAFFGGRRFVPIITALTLMLLAVPFGLVFHWVNEGIQAAGEAVTGAPVVGGGIYGVLNRLLIPVGLHQLLNVPVWFIFDGGDLTEFFKGDPTRGTFMTGFFPIFMFAIPAAALAIWQSAKPSQKKIVGGVMIAGALTSFLTGITEPIEFSFMFVAWPLYLIHAILTGTSMALVNALDIHLGFGFSAGAIDFALNSSLPAASGNVWLLIPIGLAYAVVYYVIFRFVIKKWNLRTPGREDDAIEADLEATAAKPVK
- the aroC gene encoding chorismate synthase, whose product is MLRWITAGESHGPALAAILEGMPAGVEVTTAEVGEQLARRRLGFGRSPRMGFETDHIEFTGGVRHGLTQGGPVAVQIENAEWPKWEKVMSADPVPAEELEGLARNEPLTRPRPGHADLPGMQKYGFPEARPVLERASARETASRTALGTVARAYLKQLLGVEILSHVVSIGGASAPEGPLPVPSDLPAIDESPVRAFGQEGTDAMVAEVDAVRKAGDTVGGVIEVIAYGLPPGLGSHVHWDRRLDARLAGALMGVQAMKGVEVGDGFTTAKRWGSQAHDEIDRGTGPVGVTRRSNRAGGLEGGITNGEPLRVRVAMKPISTVPKALSTVDVTTGEPAVAIHQRSDVCAVPRAGVVLESVVALVLADAALEKFGGDSLAEGKRNAEAYLKALEERW
- a CDS encoding zf-HC2 domain-containing protein: MTDPFATYDAAYVLGALSPEDRSAYEKHLRVCDRCAESVRDLAGIPGLLAQAGAPALLEDEPAPSPDLLPTVLKRVRRGRRIQRAITTTAAGAAVTAGVALVVVLTGPVVAGDPMTPLGDYPVTAEVAMSATETGTKVDMTCSYGGNRSGDYILVAVGADGGTSELASWRAMPKDTAHIVVGTAMRTGDIKALEIRTPSGLPLLRMTP
- a CDS encoding Rieske (2Fe-2S) protein — translated: MTAELHSRRTVLTTGAAVAGAAVGAVALTACGSDSNPPSGSTAAPPAAAPGETLTALSDIEVGKAKAAKTADGKDVIVTRTAEGTAAAFSAICTHQGCAVVPEGAELKCPCHNSIFDAATGAVKKGPADQPLPSIAVKVTNGQVVTA
- a CDS encoding PTS glucose transporter subunit IIA — translated: MSLEILSPVSGKATAMTEVPDPVFAQAMVGPGIAVLPSGGRQDAVAPVDGTVVTLHPHAFVVATEDGRGVLVHLGIDTVKQKGEGFTLHVVKGEAVRAGQPVVGWDPDAVKAAGYSPIVPVVALDAKAEVLSGLPTGGDVEAGDPIFTWDS
- a CDS encoding glucose PTS transporter subunit EIIB, whose product is MADDRAEKILAGLGGAENVIEVEGCITRLRCELEDMSLLDEAALKAAGAMGVVRMGAGVQVIVGPEADNIASDIEDLL
- a CDS encoding A24 family peptidase, which gives rise to MFTPIAIAVAGAGSALATRSCLRRAGAPVTAWAAAIAAAALVVVWLRHDAGAWPSWWLAVPAVLTVFAVPLALADLKYRRLPDVLTLPAYPALAAALAIAAHGGGAAIAWRAVLGALVFGGAHALVHALSPRSLGAGDVKLAGSLGAVLAATGWPSIVLGAVAAALLSVALAVGGPRHPTVPHGPGLLVAAWALAVFAGPGPG
- a CDS encoding HPr family phosphocarrier protein gives rise to the protein MPEKRVTVASKVGLHARPAATVAKAAAAQPVAVHIAKAGGDPVAAGSVLNLMTLAAGYGDEVIISAEGEGAEAAVDAIAELVATDLDA
- a CDS encoding sigma-70 family RNA polymerase sigma factor, giving the protein MKEFAEDRLMRALHDEHAAALWSYALRLTSGDRVRAEDVVQETLLRAWRNAKVLDQSEGSARGWLFTVARRIAIDDWRASEAHPEVVTGQPPETAVTDGTERAVQGWLVAEALGELSPRHRDVLVLCYFQGYSVADAAKRLGVAEGTIKSRTHYALRALRLILEERGVTQ